From Streptomyces sp. NBC_00775, one genomic window encodes:
- a CDS encoding helix-turn-helix domain-containing protein, producing MDELRSQGPASEPGLPLDRRAELSEFLRTRRARLKPEDVGLPDFGRHRRVPGLRREELAQLAGVSVAYYTRLEQGNGRNVSAEVLDAIARALRLTGAEHAHLTHLAKPKQHKKKQTARPQQVRVALRQLIDTLDSVPAYVVGRRSDILVWNRMAAAVFGDWSELPPQERNWARMVFLKPEYRELFVEWDQKASDIVSLLRMDAGCHPDDPRLSALVGELSVKSEEFRRLWATHDVKEKSHGVKRLHHPLVGELSLHFESFRLVDDEEQSLLTYHAEPGSASAEALRLLASWGTDATRAGATSPQ from the coding sequence ATGGATGAACTGCGCTCCCAGGGCCCCGCGAGCGAGCCCGGGCTGCCGCTGGACCGGCGTGCCGAGCTCAGCGAGTTCCTGCGCACCCGCCGGGCCCGGCTGAAGCCGGAGGACGTGGGGCTGCCGGACTTCGGGCGGCACCGCCGGGTGCCCGGGCTGCGCCGCGAGGAGCTGGCGCAGCTGGCCGGGGTGTCCGTCGCGTACTACACGCGCCTTGAGCAGGGGAACGGGCGGAACGTGTCGGCGGAGGTGCTGGACGCGATCGCCCGCGCGCTGCGGCTGACGGGCGCCGAGCACGCGCATCTCACTCACCTGGCGAAGCCCAAGCAGCACAAGAAGAAGCAGACGGCTCGGCCGCAGCAGGTGCGCGTGGCCTTGCGGCAGCTGATCGATACCCTCGACAGCGTTCCGGCGTACGTCGTGGGGCGGCGCTCGGACATCCTCGTCTGGAACCGGATGGCCGCGGCTGTCTTCGGCGACTGGTCCGAGCTGCCGCCGCAGGAGCGGAACTGGGCGCGGATGGTGTTTCTGAAGCCCGAGTACCGCGAGCTGTTCGTGGAGTGGGACCAGAAGGCGTCCGACATCGTGAGTCTCCTGCGCATGGACGCGGGCTGCCATCCCGACGACCCGCGCCTGTCGGCCCTCGTCGGCGAACTCTCCGTGAAGAGCGAGGAGTTCCGGCGGTTGTGGGCCACGCACGACGTCAAGGAGAAGAGCCATGGCGTCAAGCGGCTGCATCACCCGCTGGTAGGTGAACTGAGCCTCCACTTCGAGTCGTTCAGGCTCGTCGACGACGAGGAGCAGTCGCTGTTGACGTATCACGCGGAGCCGGGTTCTGCCTCTGCGGAGGCGCTGCGGCTGCTGGCCAGCTGGGGGACGGACGCGACCCGCGCCGGCGCGACGTCCCCTCAGTAG